A single uncultured Methanolobus sp. DNA region contains:
- a CDS encoding secondary thiamine-phosphate synthase enzyme YjbQ — protein sequence MQIRTSKRIELIDITGRVKEEVKNTGVQNGICVISTKHTTTSIIVNENESGLVYDILGLLEKLVPAHAGYAHDRIDNNADAHLKAVLLGSSETIPVIDGSLHLGMWQSIFLAEMDGPRTREVTVTIIKSA from the coding sequence ATGCAGATCAGGACCAGTAAGAGAATAGAGCTTATTGATATTACAGGCAGGGTGAAGGAAGAGGTAAAAAACACCGGAGTTCAGAATGGAATCTGCGTGATAAGTACAAAACACACAACGACCTCGATTATCGTTAATGAGAATGAATCCGGTCTTGTGTATGATATACTCGGCTTGCTGGAGAAACTTGTCCCTGCACATGCCGGTTATGCTCATGACAGGATCGACAACAACGCCGATGCACACTTAAAGGCAGTCCTGCTTGGAAGCAGCGAAACCATTCCTGTTATAGATGGCAGTTTGCATCTTGGAATGTGGCAGAGCATTTTCCTTGCGGAGATGGATGGACCAAGGACAAGAGAGGTCACGGTCACTATAATCAAGAGCGCCTGA
- a CDS encoding ATP-binding protein, protein MKNNAENKLCIMILPFLVLLGFVLFHVYVLEGEQKLIWMIFLAILIFFVIAHNLKVTALKKDLEAEVQKNKDAHDRLMIKYQIESMLSKISSELAFADDLDEKIEESLGMLGELCNADRAYVFRLIDNGNLASNTHEWCANGVKPQKDRLQDLPGSDFHWWNEELEENGSIHIIDIKKLPPEAEAEKQLLMSQNIRSLIVLPFFIESEIGGFIGFDNVRTTGEWADKDIAILNTYANMLSMAFRKNSIAKDLNLERRQLLSIFDSIEEPVYVSDPYTHEILYVNKFLKQIIKGNPIGKKCYHVLQGFSEPCDFCTNCIILKNKNQTYKWEYHNPLAERDYLVMDRIIKWTDGSDVRLEITHDITEIKQAERAIKENEENFMKIIDNSPLPIAIMNSLGEFEYTNHKLTEMIGYTTDDIPTIGKWWETVYPDPEYRRKVQENWNEISKSSDTGISGERIITCLDGSKREVVTYFAKTGDKTVFIINDFTDLKKAQSALLVDESCLETLHELSYMNGLSIDNIRNFALAESIKLTGSEAGVLGFFDANRNMSSIITQPENILKMHGFTDSDLISGLESCYRWTELLENKKPLIMNEPSEIELARCPEIFKRLKMWSYIAAPILYENEVVGFLAVANKKEDYTKSDARQLSLITQMMGGMILLKNSEDELKNYNSKLEDINNELRKANDELHSLDEMKSNFLATMSHELKTPLISIMGFGELVGDETLGPLNKEQKRAMKVVNSNSGQLKRLIESLLFMSSLQAKNYDYEYSELRLPQVIDKALSIIAMENTDKQLTVENKVPDSLPFVSGDSNYLSEVFIHLIDNAFKFTPSGGKVSISGKHEEIGIHVVIEDTGIGIPDTKVMKTFDSFYQLDGSLTRRYGGAGIGLNICKRVTEDHGGRLWIESMEGVGTKVHVILPAMN, encoded by the coding sequence ATGAAAAACAACGCTGAAAACAAGCTATGCATAATGATCTTGCCTTTTTTAGTGCTTTTGGGATTTGTCCTGTTCCATGTCTACGTCTTAGAAGGTGAACAAAAACTAATCTGGATGATTTTTCTTGCAATACTTATCTTTTTTGTAATAGCGCACAATCTCAAAGTCACTGCATTGAAAAAGGACCTTGAAGCAGAAGTACAAAAAAATAAAGATGCCCACGACAGGCTAATGATAAAATATCAGATTGAAAGCATGCTGTCTAAAATCTCTTCTGAGCTTGCCTTTGCAGACGATCTGGATGAGAAAATAGAAGAGTCACTTGGTATGCTTGGTGAACTCTGCAATGCTGACCGTGCATACGTATTCAGACTTATCGACAACGGAAATCTGGCAAGCAACACACATGAATGGTGTGCAAATGGCGTTAAACCGCAAAAAGACAGGCTTCAGGATCTTCCGGGCTCTGATTTCCATTGGTGGAACGAGGAACTTGAGGAAAATGGATCCATCCATATAATAGATATTAAAAAACTTCCACCGGAAGCAGAAGCTGAAAAACAGCTCCTTATGAGCCAGAATATCAGATCACTTATCGTCCTTCCATTCTTTATCGAAAGTGAGATAGGAGGCTTCATAGGTTTTGATAATGTCAGAACGACCGGAGAATGGGCTGACAAGGATATTGCGATACTTAACACCTATGCAAATATGCTTAGCATGGCATTCAGGAAAAACTCTATTGCAAAGGACCTTAACCTGGAAAGACGGCAATTATTGTCTATATTTGACAGCATTGAGGAACCGGTCTATGTATCTGATCCTTACACACATGAAATATTATATGTCAACAAGTTCCTGAAGCAGATAATTAAAGGGAACCCCATTGGAAAGAAATGCTATCATGTGCTTCAGGGATTTAGTGAACCATGTGATTTCTGTACTAATTGCATTATACTCAAAAATAAGAACCAGACGTACAAATGGGAATACCATAATCCTCTTGCTGAAAGGGATTATCTTGTCATGGACAGAATCATCAAATGGACAGATGGAAGCGATGTCCGTCTTGAAATAACCCATGATATCACTGAAATAAAGCAGGCTGAAAGGGCAATAAAAGAAAATGAAGAAAACTTCATGAAAATAATCGATAACTCCCCGCTTCCCATAGCCATTATGAATTCTCTTGGAGAGTTTGAATATACAAACCACAAGCTCACTGAAATGATTGGGTACACAACCGATGACATACCAACTATTGGCAAATGGTGGGAAACAGTTTACCCTGATCCGGAATACCGCCGAAAGGTTCAGGAAAACTGGAATGAGATATCTAAAAGTAGTGATACCGGAATAAGTGGTGAAAGGATCATAACATGTCTTGATGGAAGTAAAAGAGAGGTTGTTACCTATTTTGCAAAGACCGGTGACAAAACAGTATTCATAATTAACGATTTTACAGACCTCAAAAAAGCGCAAAGTGCATTGCTTGTTGATGAATCGTGTCTTGAAACACTGCATGAATTAAGCTACATGAATGGATTATCCATAGATAACATCCGCAATTTTGCACTGGCAGAATCAATTAAACTTACCGGAAGTGAAGCCGGAGTTCTTGGGTTCTTTGATGCAAATAGAAATATGTCCTCTATAATTACTCAGCCCGAGAATATATTGAAAATGCACGGTTTTACTGACAGCGACCTGATATCAGGACTTGAAAGTTGCTATCGGTGGACAGAATTGCTGGAGAACAAAAAGCCTCTCATAATGAATGAACCGAGTGAAATTGAGCTTGCAAGATGTCCGGAGATATTCAAAAGACTGAAGATGTGGTCATATATTGCAGCGCCAATACTCTATGAAAATGAAGTTGTAGGTTTTCTGGCAGTTGCAAACAAGAAAGAGGATTACACAAAGAGTGATGCAAGACAGCTTTCCCTTATAACCCAGATGATGGGAGGCATGATCCTGCTCAAGAACTCAGAGGATGAACTGAAAAACTACAACAGTAAGCTGGAAGACATCAACAATGAACTCAGGAAAGCAAATGATGAACTTCATTCCCTTGATGAAATGAAGAGCAATTTCCTGGCAACAATGAGCCATGAGTTGAAAACCCCTCTTATTTCTATAATGGGCTTTGGTGAGCTGGTCGGTGATGAGACACTCGGTCCGCTGAACAAGGAACAGAAAAGGGCCATGAAAGTTGTGAACAGCAATTCAGGACAATTAAAGCGTCTGATAGAATCGCTGCTTTTCATGAGCTCCCTGCAAGCCAAAAATTATGATTATGAATACTCTGAACTAAGACTTCCACAGGTCATAGACAAAGCACTTTCCATAATTGCAATGGAAAATACAGATAAGCAACTTACAGTAGAGAATAAGGTCCCTGATTCACTTCCATTTGTAAGTGGTGACTCGAATTACCTCAGTGAAGTTTTCATTCACCTGATCGACAATGCATTCAAATTCACACCATCCGGTGGTAAAGTCTCAATTTCAGGAAAACATGAAGAGATCGGAATACACGTGGTCATTGAAGATACAGGTATAGGAATACCTGATACAAAAGTAATGAAAACATTTGACAGTTTCTACCAGCTTGACGGTTCACTGACACGCAGATATGGAGGTGCAGGCATTGGCCTTAATATCTGTAAAAGGGTTACAGAAGATCATGGCGGAAGACTCTGGATAGAAAGCATGGAAGGTGTTGGAACAAAGGTCCATGTGATCCTTCCTGCAATGAATTGA
- a CDS encoding Hsp20 family protein — protein sequence MNEKDHYSGDDETPDRITSIDELIEHILKMFSGSITEEDGKTVIRGFTIIGQPGKKPTVFGFSGQHEYEDLDYEDEDEEDDFYILKKEPFIDIFETDDKLVLLADLGVEEKNVEYYPYCSHVEITVITNDTGYSRVIDLPCGVDPQTMVASYKNGVLELTFERAADEE from the coding sequence ATGAACGAAAAAGATCATTACTCCGGTGATGACGAAACGCCTGACAGAATAACGAGCATCGATGAACTGATAGAACACATATTAAAGATGTTCTCCGGCAGCATCACAGAAGAAGACGGAAAAACTGTGATTCGCGGATTTACTATCATCGGGCAGCCAGGTAAGAAGCCTACTGTATTCGGGTTCAGTGGACAGCATGAATATGAGGATCTTGATTACGAAGATGAAGATGAGGAAGATGATTTCTACATCCTCAAGAAGGAGCCTTTCATAGACATCTTTGAAACCGATGACAAGCTTGTCCTGCTTGCAGACCTTGGAGTTGAGGAAAAGAATGTGGAATATTACCCATACTGCTCCCACGTTGAAATAACTGTTATAACAAACGACACTGGTTACTCAAGGGTCATCGATCTTCCATGTGGCGTAGACCCGCAAACAATGGTCGCAAGTTACAAGAATGGCGTACTGGAACTTACGTTTGAACGTGCCGCTGATGAAGAATAA
- a CDS encoding IS1 family transposase (programmed frameshift) — MNCPKCKSSNHKKNGKVGGRQRYKCHDCGYNYTVEIKSTASSTSVKRQALQLYLEGLGFRSIGRILGVSHVSVYKWIKKFGQELEDLKNENEIEIVELDEMHTYIGNKKYCWIWIAIDRIGKRFINCSFGSRGTETGIQLWDKLKDIGIKEVMTDHWKAYAEFIPEAIHTRSKAETYTVEGYNSIFRHFLARLRRKSKCYTKSLEMLRYSVLMLMKYRNNEMTMFD, encoded by the exons ATGAACTGTCCAAAATGTAAGAGTTCCAATCACAAAAAGAATGGAAAAGTTGGTGGGCGCCAACGCTACAAATGTCATGATTGCGGATACAATTATACCGTAGAAATAAAATCAACTGCTAGTTCCACTTCTGTTAAAAGACAGGCATTACAACTTTATCTTGAAGGATTAGGTTTTCGTTCTATCGGAAGAATTTTAGGAGTAAGCCATGTTTCAGTATACAAATGGATTAAGAAATTTGGCCAGGAATTAGAGGATCTAAAAAACGAAAATGAGATAGAGATTGTAGAATTAGATGAGATGCACACTTATATAGGTAAC AAAAAATATTGCTGGATCTGGATTGCTATTGATAGAATTGGGAAAAGATTCATCAACTGTTCTTTTGGCAGCAGAGGAACAGAAACTGGCATACAACTATGGGACAAACTAAAGGATATTGGGATAAAAGAAGTCATGACGGATCATTGGAAAGCATATGCAGAGTTTATTCCAGAGGCCATTCATACTCGATCCAAAGCTGAAACATATACGGTAGAAGGATATAATAGTATATTCAGGCATTTTCTGGCAAGGTTGAGAAGAAAATCTAAATGTTATACAAAGAGTCTTGAAATGTTGCGATACTCTGTCTTAATGTTAATGAAATACCGAAATAATGAGATGACTATGTTTGATTAA
- a CDS encoding NAD-dependent protein deacylase: MQRFLELLETSENCVFLSGAGISTFSGIPDFRGSNGLYAKYDANKIFDLAYFHKDPAYFYTHAREFIYDLDTKEPNLIHRTLATMEKQGRLSFVITQNIDLLHQKAGSKSVIEIHGSPAKHKCLSCGLNYSYDDVRKLLEKEMVPHCTKCSGLIKPDIIFFGEMLDETAITDAVTVSSKADLFVVIGSSLVVQPAASLPIYSLKSGGKLVIVNNMPTPLDGYAYLKYDELGDFFSHLSSYLNK, encoded by the coding sequence ATGCAGAGATTTCTTGAGCTTCTGGAAACGTCAGAGAATTGTGTCTTTCTAAGCGGAGCCGGTATATCCACATTTTCCGGAATTCCGGATTTCAGAGGCAGTAATGGCCTTTATGCAAAATATGATGCAAACAAGATATTCGATCTTGCATATTTCCATAAGGATCCTGCATATTTCTATACCCATGCCAGGGAATTCATCTATGACCTGGACACTAAGGAACCAAATCTAATTCACAGAACTCTGGCAACGATGGAGAAACAAGGCCGTTTAAGTTTTGTCATCACCCAGAACATCGATCTGCTCCACCAGAAAGCAGGCTCAAAAAGCGTAATCGAGATACACGGCTCGCCTGCAAAACACAAATGCCTTTCCTGCGGTTTGAATTATTCCTATGATGATGTCCGTAAGCTTCTGGAAAAAGAGATGGTACCGCATTGCACTAAGTGCAGTGGCCTTATTAAACCGGATATAATATTCTTTGGCGAAATGCTGGATGAGACTGCAATTACGGATGCTGTAACAGTCAGTTCAAAAGCAGACCTTTTTGTGGTGATCGGCTCATCACTTGTAGTCCAGCCAGCCGCAAGTCTTCCTATCTATTCTCTGAAAAGTGGCGGCAAGCTTGTGATAGTTAACAATATGCCAACGCCGCTGGACGGATATGCATACCTGAAATATGATGAACTGGGTGACTTTTTCAGTCACCTGTCATCTTATCTCAATAAGTAA
- a CDS encoding hydantoinase/oxoprolinase family protein — protein sequence MHYGLGIDAGGTYTDAVLIRGSDGVIVDSKKAFTTYPDLQTGIKNVLDSLDQELLKNVNLVSVSTTLSTNSLLEGTGTSVALIIIGEKPAQTEFPAEFVICVKGGHDTRGDEACELDVAAVESFVLSTRTKVSAYAVSGYFGARNPEHEIQAKELITKMTGMPVVCGHELSQELGAYERAVTAVLNAQLMPITYQFVNSVVKDVRGRGIDARLLMLKCDGSVYNIEDALEKPIETIFSGPAASLLGASYLSKMETCAVIDIGGTSTDVSMLRDGVPEISSSGAVVGGWKTRVRAMKMETSATGGDSHIWVQDMQAHVGPRRVLPLCVASTMYPDLLNKLKRSRVVPRNHMDENLQPTKFFVRTAYEASDLDDDETEVLSMIGSEPVSVTDLTSDMRRNIPPGVLDSLIRKRLVQGIGFTPTDALHVLGIYTKWDVQASETGAANLARYTMKGKYDFCTQVRELVAKNMAADLMSYILPHHPAGMIADLLDDKYPAKFKVEIPVVLLGGPSGAYDSELSSMIDAEVVVPEFSDVGNAVGALAGKGVKRIEIMITPASLENPDEDFLVFSPVGRGRFKNYVDAVEFATNTGKELVLDYEIRCGILEQDTKITVSKKTVSPDNWSHPPLETRVIVVGIGNPMMILKD from the coding sequence ATGCATTACGGTCTTGGGATTGATGCCGGTGGAACATATACGGATGCAGTGCTAATAAGAGGCTCAGACGGCGTTATAGTTGATTCTAAAAAGGCTTTTACAACTTATCCTGACCTTCAGACAGGCATAAAGAACGTACTGGATTCACTGGATCAGGAACTACTCAAGAATGTCAACCTTGTATCAGTTTCCACAACCCTTTCCACAAACTCACTACTTGAAGGCACCGGGACCTCAGTTGCTCTTATCATCATTGGCGAAAAGCCTGCTCAGACAGAATTTCCGGCTGAGTTTGTAATTTGTGTAAAAGGTGGCCATGATACACGGGGTGACGAGGCATGTGAGCTGGATGTGGCTGCAGTTGAGAGTTTTGTCCTGAGTACAAGGACAAAAGTATCTGCTTATGCAGTTTCGGGTTATTTCGGTGCACGCAACCCGGAACATGAGATTCAGGCCAAAGAGTTGATAACTAAGATGACCGGGATGCCGGTAGTTTGCGGCCATGAATTGTCACAGGAACTTGGTGCTTATGAGAGGGCTGTTACTGCTGTCTTAAATGCCCAGCTCATGCCCATCACCTATCAATTCGTAAATTCTGTTGTAAAAGATGTCAGGGGACGTGGCATTGATGCACGTCTTCTGATGCTCAAATGTGACGGCTCGGTCTATAATATAGAGGATGCGCTGGAAAAACCCATAGAAACTATATTCTCAGGTCCGGCTGCAAGTCTTCTGGGTGCATCATACCTGTCTAAAATGGAAACATGCGCTGTAATTGACATAGGAGGAACAAGCACCGACGTTTCAATGCTCCGTGACGGTGTTCCTGAGATAAGTAGTTCCGGCGCTGTTGTTGGCGGCTGGAAGACCCGTGTCAGAGCCATGAAAATGGAAACATCGGCAACCGGCGGTGATAGTCACATCTGGGTGCAGGATATGCAGGCTCATGTGGGACCCAGAAGAGTCTTGCCTTTGTGCGTCGCTTCGACAATGTATCCTGATCTGCTGAACAAGCTCAAAAGAAGCAGGGTTGTGCCACGGAATCATATGGATGAGAATCTCCAGCCAACAAAGTTCTTTGTCAGGACAGCATATGAGGCTTCTGATCTTGATGATGATGAGACCGAAGTTCTCTCAATGATAGGCAGTGAACCTGTTTCAGTTACCGATCTAACTTCGGACATGAGGAGAAACATTCCGCCGGGGGTGCTGGATTCCCTTATTCGAAAAAGGCTTGTACAGGGAATAGGATTTACACCCACAGACGCACTTCATGTTCTTGGAATCTATACAAAATGGGATGTGCAGGCTTCTGAGACAGGTGCTGCCAATCTTGCACGTTATACTATGAAAGGAAAATATGATTTCTGCACGCAGGTGAGGGAACTTGTGGCAAAGAACATGGCAGCAGATCTCATGTCCTATATACTGCCACATCATCCCGCCGGGATGATAGCAGACCTGCTTGACGATAAATATCCTGCAAAATTCAAGGTTGAGATACCGGTTGTTTTGCTGGGAGGTCCTTCCGGAGCATATGATAGTGAACTAAGTTCCATGATCGATGCTGAAGTAGTTGTTCCAGAATTCTCAGACGTTGGAAATGCAGTTGGAGCACTTGCTGGTAAAGGCGTCAAGAGAATTGAGATAATGATAACTCCTGCCTCCCTGGAAAATCCTGATGAGGATTTCCTTGTGTTCTCTCCTGTTGGCAGGGGACGCTTTAAGAATTATGTCGATGCTGTGGAATTTGCAACAAATACCGGCAAAGAGCTTGTCCTTGATTATGAGATACGTTGTGGTATTTTGGAACAGGACACTAAAATTACTGTCTCAAAGAAAACTGTCTCACCTGATAACTGGTCACATCCGCCACTGGAAACCAGGGTAATAGTTGTAGGAATTGGCAATCCTATGATGATACTAAAAGATTGA
- a CDS encoding diaminopimelate decarboxylase, translating to MVSKQVPFTKEEITGLIAKYPTPFHVYDEKAIIENVRKLKKAFSVVNGFKEYFAVKALPNPYIMKLLKSEGFGSDCSSLPELLLSEKAGIVGEDIMFSSNDTPAEEFIKAKELGAIINLDDLSHIEFLEESAGLPEIVCCRYNPGPLKEGNTIIGNPEEAKYGFTREQLFTGYRMMKEKGVKRFGLHTMVASNELDPAYFIETAKILFELIAELSKELDIKFEFVNLGGGIGIPYRPEQEQVPYDVIAKGVAEAYDETIRANGLHPLKIFLECGRVIAGPYGYLVTTVRHMKHIYKDYVGLDACMANLMRPALYGAYHHITVLGKEHEEHEMLYDVTGSLCENNDKFAIDRLLPVIERGDILVIHDSGAHGHAMGFNYNGKLRSAEFLMRPDGSFVQIRRAETIDDYFATLDFEGLADFE from the coding sequence ATGGTGTCAAAACAGGTTCCATTTACAAAGGAAGAGATTACAGGGCTGATCGCAAAGTATCCGACACCTTTTCACGTATATGATGAGAAGGCTATCATAGAGAACGTCAGGAAACTCAAAAAGGCATTCAGCGTTGTCAACGGTTTCAAGGAATATTTTGCTGTAAAAGCGCTTCCAAACCCATATATCATGAAGTTGCTCAAAAGTGAAGGTTTTGGCTCTGACTGCAGTTCCCTTCCTGAACTCCTGCTTTCCGAAAAGGCGGGAATTGTTGGCGAGGACATCATGTTCAGTTCCAATGACACACCTGCAGAGGAGTTCATTAAGGCAAAGGAACTTGGAGCTATCATTAACCTTGATGACCTGAGCCACATCGAATTCCTTGAAGAGTCTGCCGGATTACCGGAGATCGTCTGCTGCCGCTACAACCCGGGACCACTGAAGGAAGGAAACACTATCATCGGCAATCCCGAGGAAGCAAAGTACGGATTTACCAGGGAGCAGCTTTTCACCGGATACCGCATGATGAAAGAGAAAGGTGTGAAAAGGTTCGGTCTGCACACAATGGTCGCATCCAATGAACTTGATCCTGCTTACTTCATTGAGACTGCAAAGATACTCTTTGAGCTTATTGCAGAGCTTTCAAAGGAGCTTGACATCAAGTTCGAGTTTGTGAACCTTGGCGGTGGAATTGGTATCCCTTACAGGCCGGAACAGGAACAGGTTCCATACGATGTCATTGCAAAGGGTGTTGCAGAAGCATACGATGAGACTATCAGGGCAAACGGCCTGCATCCATTGAAGATCTTCCTGGAATGCGGCAGGGTTATCGCAGGACCATACGGCTACCTTGTGACAACTGTACGCCACATGAAGCACATCTACAAGGATTATGTTGGTCTTGATGCATGTATGGCAAACCTCATGCGCCCAGCTCTCTACGGAGCTTACCACCACATAACAGTTCTTGGAAAAGAGCATGAGGAACACGAGATGCTCTACGATGTCACAGGTTCCCTATGTGAGAACAATGACAAGTTCGCCATCGACAGGCTCTTACCTGTAATAGAGAGAGGCGACATCCTTGTTATCCACGATTCAGGAGCACACGGCCATGCAATGGGCTTTAACTACAACGGTAAGCTCAGGTCAGCAGAATTCCTCATGAGACCTGACGGCAGTTTCGTCCAGATCAGAAGAGCTGAGACAATAGACGATTACTTTGCAACCCTTGATTTTGAAGGACTTGCAGATTTTGAATGA
- a CDS encoding pirin family protein, producing MIKVVRADERHFVENSAVSGYWIFSYSDYLDMKNTHFGDLKVFNDEILRAGKFYKPESVNDKEIVTIVLEGELNHEDSTGVKETLKAGDVQVLSSGSGVTFTDMNMSGKDTRLCRMWIDPLMQNMKPACRMENFDIDSRRNELVPVAGQGYTGAVKLRANTTVNMSKLESGKTIEILTDVSRYVFIYVLEGEITACGEKLAMNDQIRINQNETIVIKAGIDASFILVDATGNY from the coding sequence ATGATAAAGGTAGTTAGAGCAGATGAAAGACATTTCGTCGAAAACAGCGCTGTAAGCGGTTACTGGATATTCTCATATTCAGACTATCTGGATATGAAAAACACGCACTTCGGAGACCTGAAGGTATTCAACGATGAGATACTCAGGGCAGGCAAGTTCTACAAACCGGAATCAGTGAACGATAAGGAGATCGTCACCATTGTCCTTGAAGGCGAACTGAACCATGAGGACAGCACCGGAGTAAAAGAAACATTGAAGGCCGGTGACGTGCAGGTACTTTCAAGTGGAAGCGGAGTCACTTTCACAGACATGAACATGTCCGGCAAGGACACACGCCTCTGCCGCATGTGGATCGATCCTCTTATGCAGAATATGAAACCTGCATGCAGGATGGAGAATTTTGACATTGACAGCCGCCGCAATGAACTTGTACCTGTGGCTGGCCAGGGATATACGGGAGCAGTAAAACTCAGGGCAAATACCACGGTCAACATGTCAAAACTTGAATCAGGAAAGACTATTGAAATATTGACAGATGTCTCAAGGTATGTATTCATTTATGTGCTTGAAGGAGAGATCACAGCCTGCGGTGAAAAGCTCGCAATGAACGACCAGATACGCATAAACCAGAACGAGACCATCGTCATTAAAGCAGGCATAGATGCCAGTTTCATCCTTGTAGATGCAACAGGGAATTACTGA